In Sphingomonas sp., the following proteins share a genomic window:
- a CDS encoding mobilization protein, which produces MVDPKPSKIEKLKERQKQLAAQIAAAEARERNAERTLDTRRKILIGSAVMESMRRGEYPQDQLAVLLNRFLVHDRDRKLFDFLPDTKPEPNA; this is translated from the coding sequence ATGGTTGACCCAAAACCCAGCAAGATCGAGAAGCTGAAGGAACGCCAGAAACAACTCGCGGCTCAGATCGCGGCGGCCGAAGCGCGCGAACGAAATGCCGAGCGCACCCTCGACACGCGCCGCAAGATCCTCATCGGCAGCGCGGTCATGGAGAGCATGCGACGGGGTGAGTATCCGCAAGACCAGCTCGCCGTCCTGCTCAACCGCTTCCTGGTCCATGATCGCGACCGCAAGCTCTTCGACTTCCTGCCCGACACCAAGCCGGAACCGAACGCATGA
- the mobQ gene encoding MobQ family relaxase has protein sequence MSVKTIGRAQGRSATAACAYRSGARVADERTGQVFDYSRRGGVERPQCAIFAPAEAPAWVQDRPALWNAVEAAETRKNSTVAREFEIALPADLDGEARRALVAAFATALVERHGMVVDASIHSPDTDAAKGQGNRNHHAHVLCSTRRIGPEGFGAKVRELDNQRSGEVEHWRESFAAMCGGALERAGLPEQAARWRAGHLAKAGQLEAARARGDEAFVLENEDRVPGKHFGPNVLQIERKGTQTVRGDIAREPVRLNAKVIDLTAARVRIEAERHAEPARRGGLMEAARGEARDWERLLDVSAAPALRVPQLVLREWGAEKDRQFAGVVAKAGKVDGYARRLLAGHERRQEAHRRARPQPPAGLFALVKQGAYETAAKAWEQTRAAIAKRIARLSEQIDRLAGYMRRAFPWEGNPSPGEQLAERLANQAKPELAAEARVVKEAGMAATDGTAQAQEQRQAEARGISERDGRLAEEQDRRLAQPSKAPMLDGQTIADRAAGKADANGKPLQTEQEKRVAEARERIRASREKERQEREQGKDRGHGR, from the coding sequence ATGAGTGTGAAAACGATCGGCCGCGCACAGGGGCGCAGTGCTACCGCTGCCTGCGCGTATCGCTCAGGCGCCCGCGTCGCCGACGAACGCACGGGGCAGGTGTTCGACTACTCGCGGCGGGGCGGTGTCGAGCGGCCGCAATGCGCGATTTTTGCGCCGGCGGAAGCACCGGCGTGGGTGCAGGATCGGCCCGCTTTGTGGAACGCCGTGGAGGCGGCGGAGACGCGCAAGAACAGCACGGTGGCGCGGGAGTTCGAGATTGCGTTGCCTGCGGATCTCGACGGCGAGGCACGGCGCGCGCTGGTCGCGGCGTTCGCGACCGCGCTGGTTGAACGCCACGGGATGGTGGTCGATGCTTCGATCCATTCGCCCGACACGGATGCCGCGAAAGGGCAGGGCAATCGCAACCATCACGCGCATGTGTTGTGCTCGACCCGGCGGATCGGGCCGGAGGGTTTCGGCGCCAAGGTGCGCGAGCTCGACAACCAGCGATCCGGCGAAGTCGAGCACTGGCGGGAGAGCTTCGCTGCAATGTGCGGCGGTGCCCTGGAACGGGCCGGATTGCCGGAACAGGCGGCGCGCTGGCGGGCAGGGCATTTGGCCAAGGCTGGGCAGCTGGAGGCGGCCCGTGCTCGCGGGGATGAGGCCTTCGTGCTGGAGAATGAAGACCGGGTGCCGGGCAAGCATTTTGGACCCAACGTGCTGCAGATCGAGCGTAAGGGGACACAGACCGTCCGCGGCGATATCGCTCGTGAGCCCGTTCGCCTGAATGCGAAGGTGATCGACCTCACCGCCGCGCGTGTGCGGATCGAGGCTGAACGCCACGCTGAACCGGCGCGGCGCGGCGGGTTGATGGAGGCGGCGCGCGGAGAGGCTCGCGACTGGGAACGGCTGCTCGATGTGTCGGCGGCGCCGGCGCTACGCGTGCCCCAGCTGGTGCTGCGGGAATGGGGGGCGGAGAAGGACCGGCAGTTCGCTGGCGTCGTCGCCAAGGCCGGGAAGGTGGACGGCTACGCGCGGCGGCTTCTTGCCGGCCATGAGCGACGCCAGGAGGCACATCGTCGCGCACGACCGCAGCCGCCGGCGGGGCTGTTCGCCTTGGTGAAGCAGGGCGCGTACGAGACCGCGGCCAAGGCGTGGGAGCAGACCCGTGCGGCGATCGCCAAACGGATCGCGCGACTAAGCGAGCAGATCGATCGTTTGGCCGGATACATGCGGCGTGCGTTTCCTTGGGAAGGCAATCCGTCCCCAGGTGAACAGCTTGCGGAACGGCTTGCCAACCAGGCCAAGCCGGAGCTGGCTGCGGAGGCGCGTGTGGTGAAGGAGGCAGGCATGGCGGCGACCGACGGCACGGCACAGGCGCAGGAGCAGCGGCAGGCGGAGGCCCGCGGCATATCGGAGCGGGACGGGCGGTTGGCGGAGGAGCAGGACCGCAGGCTTGCCCAACCATCCAAAGCGCCGATGCTGGACGGACAGACGATAGCGGACCGGGCAGCAGGCAAAGCCGATGCCAACGGCAAGCCTCTTCAAACCGAGCAGGAAAAGCGCGTCGCCGAGGCGCGGGAGCGCATCAGAGCCTCGCGCGAAAAGGAGCGCCAGGAGCGCGAGCAGGGCAAGGATCGTGGCCATGGACGGTGA
- a CDS encoding lysozyme inhibitor LprI family protein, with translation MAPAAAAGAREDATDAALRRCLAALANASTAGQTNCEVAAERAYDRRMNAAYATLLRRLPAAAGVQLRRSQRAWIAYRDVEEQARQTIYATRQGTMYVPMQSDDLTTLIGDRARMLERYVRVMVIE, from the coding sequence ATGGCACCGGCTGCGGCTGCAGGCGCTCGCGAGGACGCGACGGACGCGGCTCTCAGGCGCTGTCTTGCTGCTCTCGCCAACGCGTCGACCGCCGGTCAGACGAATTGCGAGGTAGCGGCGGAGCGAGCTTACGACCGGCGGATGAATGCCGCCTACGCCACCCTGCTGCGCCGACTTCCAGCGGCGGCGGGTGTGCAGCTGCGCCGCTCGCAACGGGCCTGGATTGCATATCGCGATGTCGAGGAACAGGCGCGGCAGACAATTTACGCGACCCGGCAGGGCACGATGTATGTGCCCATGCAAAGCGATGACCTCACAACCCTGATCGGGGATCGGGCGAGGATGCTGGAGCGCTACGTGCGCGTGATGGTTATCGAATAG